The following proteins are co-located in the Trichormus variabilis 0441 genome:
- a CDS encoding DUF7219 family protein: MSKDNFLYPRGRYYGQVKPENLVFNANLQEFAQKVSYICNLETGGKLSPDEAYDQIKALWKHLKRTRKQLQIGENPFQNGDDDSERAGQ; the protein is encoded by the coding sequence ATGAGCAAAGACAATTTTCTCTATCCTCGTGGCCGTTATTACGGGCAAGTAAAGCCAGAAAATTTAGTTTTCAACGCTAATTTACAGGAATTTGCTCAGAAAGTAAGTTATATTTGCAACTTGGAGACAGGAGGGAAGTTGTCGCCAGACGAAGCTTACGACCAAATAAAAGCTTTGTGGAAACACTTAAAACGCACCAGAAAACAACTACAAATCGGCGAAAATCCATTCCAGAATGGAGATGATGACTCTGAACGTGCTGGACAATGA